GCTGTCGGAGGTCTTCGGGACCCTCTCGGGACGGGCCGAGGCGATCGCGGTCTTCCTGGCCGTCCTCGAGCTCCTCCGGCTCCTTCTGGTGCGCGCCCTCCAGACCGAGGAATTCGGGGAGATCTACCTCGAGCCGACGGGAGAGAATCTGACTCTCGAAGGCTACGAAGAGGAATACCGCTGAAACGATGACCGAAGACAGAGACGACACCCGTACGGAGGCCGCGGCGGAAGGGATCGAAGAGACGGTGCTGGAAACGGTCCCGGAAGAAACAGCGCAACCCCCGGAAGATCCTCTCGCGGAGGCCCTTCCGCTCGTGGAGGCGCTCCTTTTCGCCGCCTCCAAGCCGGTCTCCCTCGACAAGCTGGCCGAGGCGGCGGAGCTTCCGGAGGAGGTCGTTTCGGCGGCGGTCGCCGCCCTGGAGGACGCCTGCGCCGCTGCGGGCCGCGGCGTGCGTCTCGACCGGGTCGCCGGAGGCGTGAGGCTCGTGACACGTCCCGAGTACGATTACCCCGTCCGCCGGCTTCTGGGCCTCGATGGAAGGACGAAGCTCTCGATGGCCGCGCTGGAGACTCTCGCGATCGTCGCCTACCGTCAGCCCGTCACCGGCCCCGAGATCGCCGAGCTCCGGAGCGTCAACTCGTCGTCGTCCATCCGGACGCTCCTGGACCGGAAGCTGATCACGACGGCCGGGCGGAAGGAGGTCGTCGGGACCCCCTTCCTCTACAAGACCACGAAGGAGTTCATGGTTCACTTCGGCCTGCAGGGCCTCGGCGACCTGCCGAAACCCGAAGAGCTCGAGGCGATCTACGGCCTCGATGCGCCGAAGACGGATCCGGCTCAGACGGAGCTCTTCCGCGTGGACGAGGCGACGGGCGAGGTCGAAGACGCGGGCGACCTCGAATCTCCGGAGGCCGACATCGCCGGAGGATCCGATGCGCCACCCCGGACGGCCGCCCCGGACGACGGTGAAGAGACGATAGAGAACACCAACGAGAACGACGCCGCGACCTCCGCGGCTCCGGAGGAGGAACGCCATGACGGCTGAACGCCTGCAGAAGATCCTCGCCGCCGCGGGCGTCGCCTCGCGCCGGGCGGCCGAGGAGATGATCCTCGAAGGCCGCGTGACGGTGAACGGTCAGGTCGTCACCGAGCTCGGTACCAAGGCCGACCCCGCGGTCGACCACGTCAAGGTCGACGGCAAACGGCTCCGCGCAGCGGCGGCGCTCCGTTACATCCTCATGAACAAGCCCCGGGGCGTCGTCGTGACGCGCGACGACCCGCAGCGCAGGCCCACCGTCTACGTGCTCCTGGGAACCCGCGTCTCCGAGCCCGTCGTCCCCGTCGGGCGCCTCGACTTCGACTCCGAAGGCCTCATTCTCCTGACGAACGACGGGCCGCTCGCGTACAGGATCGCGCACCCTTCCGGCGGCTGCCGGAAGGAGTACGAGGTCAAGGTGTCCGGCGTCCCGACCCCCGCGAAAATCGCGAAGCTCGCCCGCGGCATCCTCATCGACGGGGTGAGAACCCATCCGGCGACCGTGGAGCTGATCGACACGACCCCGGAGAAGAACGGCGTCGGCGGGAACGCCTGGCTCCGGGTCATCCTGGGCGAAGGGCGTTCGCGGCAGGTTCGCAAGATGATGGAGGCCGTCGGGCACAAGGTCTCCAAGCTGCGGCGTGTCGCCATCGGCCCCCTTCGCGACAAGAGCCTGCGACCGGGCGGTTTCCGCGACCTCGTTCCTGCCGAAGTGGAGGCGCTGCGCGCGCTCGAGCCCGCGCCGAAACGGACTGCGAAGCCGGCGATGAGGCTCACTCACGTGAAGGCGAAGGCGAGTCCGGCCGGAAGGACGAGGCCGGAACCGGCTCCGAGGACCGGGACGACGCCCGGAAAGGCCACGCCGACCCATCGGCGCCGCGAGACGAAGAGGTGAAGAGTTGAAGCCCTCCCCGCGCCCGTCGGTACAGAAGCTCGCCCCGTACGTCCCGGGACGTCCGATCGAGGACGTGGAGCGTGAGTTCGGGATCGCCGGCGCCGTGAAGCTCGCCTCCAACGAGAACCCGCTGGGACCCTCGCCGAAGGCGGTGGCCGCGGCCCTCGCGGTCACGCCCTCCGTGCACCTCTACCCGGACGGATCTGCCACGTTCCTCCGCCGCGCGCTCTCGGAGCGCCACAGGCATTCCCGCGGAGCAGATCGTCATCGGAAGCGGGTCCTGCGAGCTCATCGACATCTGCACCCGCACCTTCGTCGACCCGGGAGAAGAGGTCGTGGTGCCTGCCGGGATCTTCCGGATGTTCCCGGTCGCGGCCGGGCGCGCCGGAGCGACGTTCGTCGAGGTCCCGACGCAGCCCGGGTACGTTCCCGACGTCGACGCCCTCCTGCGGCGCATCGGCCCCGCCACGAAGCTCGTCGCCCTCGCCAACCCCAACAATCCGACCGGCGCGTACGTGGCCAGGCGCGACCTCGATCGCCTCTTCGCCGGGCTGCCCGGGCACGTCGTCGCCGTGGTCGACGAGGCCTACTTCGAGTTCGCTCGCGAGAGGGCCGACTATCCGGACGCGCTCGACGACGTGCGCGCCGGACACAACGTCGTCGTCCTGCGCACCTTCTCGAAGATCTACGGCCTCGCCGGCCTGCGGATCGGCTACGCCTTCGCAGCCCCGGAGATCGCGGCCGCGATGAACAAGGTCCGGGAACCTTTCAACACGACGACCGTCGCGCAGGCCGCGGCGATCGCCGCTCTCTCCGACGACGAGCATCGCGAGAAGACGATCACGCTCGTTCGCGAGGAGCGGGCGTTCCTGGCGAGGGAGCTCGGAAAGCGGGGGGCCGCCGTGAGCCCATCCCTCGGAAACTTCCTCCTCGTGGAGCTGCCGATCCCGTTCGGGCCGCTGGAGCCCGAGTTCGCCCGGAGGGGAGTCATCCTGCGACCGATGGGCGGATGGGGCTTTCCCCTCGCGTTCCGCCTCTCGGTCGGGCTGCACCACGAGAACCTCCGCTTCCTGTCCGCATTCGACGAGCTGCTCGGAGCCGGCCGGCTCGGCCTCGACGCCGGGGCAGCCACCGCGGCGGGATGATCGTCGTCGCGATCGACGGCCCGTCGGGGGTGGGCAAGTCCACCGTCGGCAGGGCCCTCGCCGCAAGCCTCGGCGTTCCCTATCTCGATACCGGAGCGATGTACCGGGCCATCGGGCTCCTCGCGAGGCGGAACGGGGTCCCGCTGCCCATCGCCGATCCGGATCGGGTGGGGGAGCTCTCGGAGCGCGCCGAGGTCCGGGTGACGGGGACCGGCGGGAACGTCCGGACGCTCCTCGATGGCGAGGACGTGTCCGAGGAGATTCGCGAGCCCGAGGTCTCCCTGTACGCCTCGGCGGTCGCAGCCATCCCGCGCGTCCGTCGGCGGCTCGCGGCCCGCCAGCGGGAGCTGGCCCTGTCCGGGGGAGGGGTCCTCGAGGGGCGCGACATCGGGACGAAGGTCGTTCCCGAGGCGACCGCGAAGTTCTTCCTGACGGCGCGGCCGGAGATCCGGGCCCGCCGGAGGTTCGAGGAGCTCGTCCGGAAGGGAAGACCCCAGGACCTCGCGTCCGTGCGGACGGAGATGGAGGCCCGGGACGAGGCGGATTCGACCCGCGCCGACTCGCCCCTGGCCTGCGACGAGACGTACGTCGTCGTCGACACGTCCGACCTGGAAGCGGAAGAGGTCGCGGAGCGGCTGCGGGAGTGGATTGCCGCCCGTCAGGCTGTTGACCTCCCGAGGCCGGGCGTCTAACATTCCCGGTTCGGGCCGCTAACTCAAGTACGTTGAGTCTTCTCCGCGAGCCCCTTAGAAGGTGGAATTCATGCCGTCGGAGGACCAGAAGATCACGCCCATTCGGAAGGCGGACGAGGCTGCCGAAGCGAACGGGGAGTTCGCGAGGCTGCTCGCGGAGAGCGAGCGCTCCCTCGCTGAGGGAGAGCTGATCCGCGGGCGTGTCATCCAGGTCACGAACGACGAGATCCTCGTCGACATCGGCTACAAGTCGGAAGGGATGATCCCGCGTTCGGAGTTCGCTCATGCTCCGGACCGGCTTCCGGTGGCCGGCCAGGAGATCGACGCCATCGTCGATCGTCGCGAGGATTCCTCGGGGTACGTCATCCTCTCCCACGAGAAGGCCCGGCGCATTCGCGCCTGGGACGCCATCGAGGTCGCGTTCAAGGAGAACCAGCCCGCCAAGGGCAAGGTCCTCGAGCGCGTCAAGGGCGGCCTTTCCGTCGACATCGGGGTCCGGGCGTTCCTCCCCGGGTCGCTGGCCGACATCCGGCCGCTGAAGAACCTCGACGTCCTCCGGGGCCGCGAGCTCGAGTTCCGGATCGTCAGCTTCGACAAGAAGCGCGGCAACATCGTCCTCTCGCGCAAGGCGCTGATGGAA
The sequence above is a segment of the Holophagales bacterium genome. Coding sequences within it:
- the scpB gene encoding SMC-Scp complex subunit ScpB; protein product: MTEDRDDTRTEAAAEGIEETVLETVPEETAQPPEDPLAEALPLVEALLFAASKPVSLDKLAEAAELPEEVVSAAVAALEDACAAAGRGVRLDRVAGGVRLVTRPEYDYPVRRLLGLDGRTKLSMAALETLAIVAYRQPVTGPEIAELRSVNSSSSIRTLLDRKLITTAGRKEVVGTPFLYKTTKEFMVHFGLQGLGDLPKPEELEAIYGLDAPKTDPAQTELFRVDEATGEVEDAGDLESPEADIAGGSDAPPRTAAPDDGEETIENTNENDAATSAAPEEERHDG
- a CDS encoding rRNA pseudouridine synthase yields the protein MTAERLQKILAAAGVASRRAAEEMILEGRVTVNGQVVTELGTKADPAVDHVKVDGKRLRAAAALRYILMNKPRGVVVTRDDPQRRPTVYVLLGTRVSEPVVPVGRLDFDSEGLILLTNDGPLAYRIAHPSGGCRKEYEVKVSGVPTPAKIAKLARGILIDGVRTHPATVELIDTTPEKNGVGGNAWLRVILGEGRSRQVRKMMEAVGHKVSKLRRVAIGPLRDKSLRPGGFRDLVPAEVEALRALEPAPKRTAKPAMRLTHVKAKASPAGRTRPEPAPRTGTTPGKATPTHRRRETKR
- a CDS encoding (d)CMP kinase yields the protein MIVVAIDGPSGVGKSTVGRALAASLGVPYLDTGAMYRAIGLLARRNGVPLPIADPDRVGELSERAEVRVTGTGGNVRTLLDGEDVSEEIREPEVSLYASAVAAIPRVRRRLAARQRELALSGGGVLEGRDIGTKVVPEATAKFFLTARPEIRARRRFEELVRKGRPQDLASVRTEMEARDEADSTRADSPLACDETYVVVDTSDLEAEEVAERLREWIAARQAVDLPRPGV